From the genome of Pseudomonas sp. WJP1:
ACGTGTAGGGTGGAGATGCACAACCGCTGGCCTGTGTAGCAATAGGCTTTATCAAGACGCTTCATCTCGTCCACAGCCGCCGGTTGATTCCTCCTCCTGACTGAGTGCTTAAGTAGCCACAGCAAGCAGGACGCGTACGTCGCGACAAAGGCCCACATTGGCCGGACATCGCTGGACACGGGAATGGCCAACCACTCCCGACGCACCTGACACCGACCATGAGAAGTCGTGTGTGCCGAACGCCGTTTCCGGCAGCCCGGAAACCGACGGTACTACATGAAAAGAATGCTGATTAACGCAACTCAACCCGAAGAGTTGCGTGTTGCACTGGTAGATGGCCAGCGCCTCTACGACCTGGACATCGAATCCGGTGCACGCGAGCAGAAGAAGGCCAACATCTATAAAGGCCGGATTACTCGCATCGAACCAAGCCTGGAGGCTGCCTTTGTCGATTTCGGCTCTGAGCGCCACGGCTTCCTGCCCCTCAAAGAAATCTCCCGCGAATACTTCAAGAAAACCCCTGAAGGCCGCGTCAACATCAAGGACGTCCTGAGCGAAGGCCAGGAAGTCATCGTCCAGGTCGAAAAAGAAGAGCGTGGCAACAAGGGCGCAGCCCTGACCACCTTCATCAGCCTGGCCGGTCGTTACCTGGTCCTGATGCCGAACAACCCGCGTGCCGGCGGTATTTCCCGTCGCATCGAAGGTGAAGAGCGCAACGAACTGCGTGAAGCGCTGAACGGTCTGGTCGCACCAGCCGACATGGGCCTGATCGTGCGCACTGCCGGCCTGGGCCGCAGCAGCGAAGAAATGCAGTGGGACCTCGACTACCTGCTGCAACTGTGGACCGCCATCAAAGAAGCCTCGCTGGATCGTTCCGCGCCTTTCCTGATCTACCAGGAAAGCAACGTGATCATCCGCGCGATCCGCGATTACCTGCGCCAGGACATCGGCGAAGTGCTGATCGACAGCGTTGAAGCCCAGGACGAAGCCCTGACCTTCATCCGCCAGGTGATGCCGCAGTACGCCAGCAAGATCAAGCTGTACGAAGACAGCGTACCGCTGTTCAACCGCTTCCAGATCGAAAGCCAGATCGAAACCGCTTTCCAGCGCGTCGTCGAACTGCCTTCCGGCGGCTCCATCGTGATCGATCCGACCGAAGCCCTGGTGTCCATCGACATCAACTCGGCGCGCGCCACCAAAGGCAGCGACATCGAAGAAACCGCGCTGCAGACCAACCTTGAAGCCGCCGAAGAAATCGCCCGTCAGTTGCGCCTGCGCGACATCGGCGGCCTGATCGTCATCGACTTCATCGACATGACCCCTGCCAAGAACCAGCGCGCCGTGGAAGAAAAAGTCCGCGAATGCCTGGAAGCCGACCGCGCTCGCGTGCAAGTCGGTCGCATCTCGCGCTTCGGCCTGCTGGAAATGTCCCGTCAGCGCCTGCGTCCATCCCTGGGCGAAAGCAGCGGCATCGTTTGCCCGCGCTGCAACGGCACCGGCATCATCCGTGACGTTGAATCGCTGTCCCTGGCGATCCTGCGCCTGATCGAAGAAGAAGCCCTGAAAGACCGTACCGCCGAAGTTCGTGCCCAAGTGCCGATCCCGGTGGCCGCGTTCCTGCTCAACGAAAAACGCAACTCGATCACCAAGATCGAACTGCGCACCCGTGCCCGCATCGTCATCCTGCCGAACGATCACCTCGAAACGCCGCACTTCGAAGTGCAGCGCCTGCGTGATGACAGCCCGGAAGCGGCGATCAACCAGTCCAGCTACGAAATCGCTGCTGCCGCTGCCGAAGTGGAAGAAGTGCAGCCTGCTGCCGCGACCCGCACCCTGGTTCGCCAGGAAGCCGCGGTCAAGACGGCTCCCGCCCGCGCCAACGCTCCGGTTCCGACCGAAGTCGTCGCCGCTCCGGTTGCCGCACCAGTCGCGGTACCAGAGCCAAGCCTGTTCAAAGGCCTGGTGAAGTCGCTGGTCAGCCTGTTCGCCGGCAAGGAAGAGCCTGTCGCTCCGGCCGTGGTCGAGAAACCGGCTGCCCCTGAGCGTCCAGCACGCAGCAACGAAGAACGTCGCAACGGTCGCCAGCAGAGCCGCACCCGTACCGGTCGCCGCGATGAAGAACGCAAGCCTCGTGAAGAGCGCGCCCCCCGTGAGGAACGCGCCCCACGCGAAGAGCGCCAGCCGCGCGAAGTCCGCGAGCCTCGCGAAACCCGTGAAGAAACGCCGGTCGTAGCCCGCGAAGAACGTGCCCCTCGTGAAGAACGCGCACCACGCGCGCCTCGTGAAGAACGTGCTCCACGCGCCCCACGCGAAGATCGCAAGCCACGTGGCGAGCGTGAAGAGCGTGTGCGTGAACTGCGCGAGCCTCTCGACGCCGTCGCGCCTGCCGCTGCTCCTGCCGCTGCTGTCGCTGCCGCTACCACTGAAGAACGCCCGGCCCGTCCGCCACGCGAAGAACGCGCTCCACGCCCACCGCGTGAAGAACGTCAACCACGTGCCGAACAAGCCGCTGCCGTAGCCGAAGAAGAGCTGACCGGGAACGAAGAGCAACTGCAGGAAGAGGGTCAGGAAGGCGCCGAAGGCGATCGTCCACGCCGCCGCTCCCGTGGCCAGCGTCGTCGCAGCAACCGTCGCGAGCGTCAGCGTGATGCCAACGGCAACGTGATCGAAGGTTCGGATGAGTCCGAAGCCGGCGATAACAATGAAGCGCCAAGCACTGCTGACCTGGCCGCTGGCCTGGCTGTTACCGCAGCCGTTGCCAGCAGCGTGATCAGCGCTCCGGCCGAAGCACAGGCCAACGAGCAAGCCGAACGCGCCACCGCCGCTACGCTGGAAACGGCTCCTGTCGAAGCGCCAGTCGTGGAAGCGACGACTCCGGTCGAAGCCACTGCAGCGCCGGAAATCGAAGTGGCAGCCGCTCCAGAAGCCCAGCCAGTGGTTGAAGCTGTCGCTGAGCCAGTCGTGGTTGCAGAACCGGTTAGCGAAACCGTAGCTGAAACCGTGACTGAAACTGTTCGTGAAGTTCGCGAAGAGCAAACGGCGTTCAACTGGGTTGCCGAGCCAGCCGTAGCCGAAACCCCTGCTCCAGCGCCGGTTGCTGAAGCTGAAGTGGAACAAGCGATGGTCTCCGAGCCAGTGGTTGCCGCTGCCGAGCCTGCTCCAGTGGTTGAAGCGCCGGTGGTTGCCGAAGTGCCTGCTCCGGTAGTTAAAGCGCCGGTAGTTGCCGAAGAACCTGCTCCGGTGGTTGAAGCCGCGCCTGTCAGCGCCCTGACGCCAAGTGGCCGCGCACCGAACGACCCACGTGAAGTGCGTCGCCGCAAGCGTGAAGAAGAGCGCCTGCAGAAGGAAGCCGAACTGGCGGCCGCTGCGGCTCAGGCTGAAGCAGCTGTCGCTGCCGAGCCGGTTGAGTCGGTGATTGCCGAAGCACCTCGCTCCGTTCAGGAAGCGGTTGAGCAACACGAGAAAGCCCAGGAAAAAGAGCACGAGCCTAAACCCCTCGTCTGATTCCCTCGGCAAGTGAAAAGCCTCGCCCGGTGATCCCGGGCGGGGCTTTTTTATGTCCGAAACAATCACACCGTTCCCCCTGTAGGAGCGAGCGGGCGGCGATCCGACTTGCCCGCGAAGGAGACACTGCGGTCCATCAGGCCGACCGCGTTATCGTTCTTCGCGGGCAAGTCGGATCGTCGCCCGCTCGCTCCTACAGGGGATCTATGATTATTTGAAGTTCAGCTTTTCAGGCACATCCACATCCCACAACACACCAGAATCATCCACCTTCACCTCAACCACCCGCCCCTGGGCAAACAACGCCTTGGCGCCGCGATCGCCTGATAACGTCATCAACCCCGGGCCAAAACGGCGCCCAAAGCCCACCGGATGCCCGTATTCCCCGTCCTGTACCGGCACGCTGATACAGTCATCGCCCATCTGAGCCACAACGTGTTCAATGCTCGACGGCAGGATGAATGGCATGTCCCCCAGCACCATCAGCCAACCATCAAGCTGCGCACTCGCCGAGACCCCGGCCGCAATGCTATCGCCCATCCCGGTCGATTCGATCAGGACGATCTCATAGCCATAGGCCTTGGCCATGCGGATCACTTGCGGTCGATCTGCCGTGGTCACCAAAAAGCGCTTATCCAAGGTGGGAGGCAGATTCACCAGGACGTGTTCGATAACGGATCGAACCGCGCCATCACGCCCCATGCAATCAGCCAGCAGCTTGTCCTTGTCGTCGCCCGCGACCTGGCGAAACCGACTGCCCTGCCCCGCCGCCAACACGATCACCCCGATGGATTGACTCATACACCCTCCCGCAGCGATTTCTTTTGCTTGAGCTCGACACCATTCTTGATTGCCACGATCTCAGCCATCAGCGACAAGGCGATTTCCGCCGGGTTGTGGCTGCCGATGTGCAAGCCGACCGGGCCATGCAGCCGCTCGATGGCCTGTTGCGACAGGCCGAGCTGAGCCAGGTTGTCCCGGCGCTTCTGGCTGTTGACCCGCGAACCGAGTGCGCCGACATAAAAAGCCCGGGAGTCGAGCGCTGTCAGCAGGGCCATGTCATCCAGGCGGGGGTCGTGAGTCAGTGCGACGATGGCCGTGCGCTCGTCGGTCTGGATGTTCACCACCGCCTCATCAGGCATGCCCGAGACGAATCGACCGTGCTGCTCCTCCCAGCCGTAGACGAACTCGCTGCGCGGATCGCATATCAGTACTTCGAAATCCAACAGCCGCGCCATTTCGGCGACATACCGGGACAACTGCCCGGCGCCGATCAACAACAAGCGCCAACGCGGGCCATAAATGGCCCGCAGAGTGTGACCATCGAAAACCAGCTCATCCGCCTTGGCGGCGGGCTGCAAAATGACTTCTCCGGTGGCGATATCCAGCGAACGTGCGACGATTTCATGGGCTTCGCAGCGAGCCAGCAACTCGGCCACCCACCCTGGGTCGCCAACGCGCTCCTCGGTCAAACGCAAGGTGCCGCCGCAGGGTAAACCGAAGCGCGCGGCCTCCTCACGCGTCACGCCGTAGGTGATCAGTTGCACGGGCGGCCCATCAGCCGCAATGCGACCGTCATGCAAGCGGGCAATCAGGTCGTCCTCGACACAACCGCCGGACACCGAACCAATCACCACGCCGTCCCCGCGCAACGCCAGCATGGCGCCAGGCGCCCGGGGCGCGGTGCCCCAGGTCTGCACGACGCTGTACAACATCACCCGCTGGCCGGCGCGGCACCACTCCAGCACGCTGCGCAGGACATTCAGATCGGCACTGTCCATCACGCCTCGACCTTCTGCCAACCCTGCAATTGATATCGAATCGGCAGGCTGCGGATACGCTTGCCGGTGGCCGCGAAGATCGCGTTGCACAGCGCCGGTGCAATCGGCGGCACACCCGGCTCACCGACACCGCCCAACGGCACGTTGCCCGGCGGCGTCACCAGGTGCACCGAGACTTCCTTGGGCGCCAGGGACATGCGCGCCACTTCGTACATGTGGAAGTTGTCCTGCTGGGCCTTGCCATCCTTGAAGCTGATTTCGCCCAACACCGCGTTGCCCAGGCCCATGACGCAGGCGCCTTCGAACTGCGCGCGAATCCGCTCGGGGTTGATCTGCGGCCCGCAATCCACGGCGATGTCGGCTTTGTGCACGATCAGGGTGCCATCATCCTTGACTTCGACCTCGATCACCGCCGCCACGTAGGTCACGAAACTGTAATGCACCGCCAGGCCCAGGCCTCGGCCCTTGGGCAACTCGCGGCCCCAACCGGCGGCCTTGGCGGCGGTTTCCAGTACCCTGCGCAGGCGAGCGGTGTCGATCGGATAACGCTCGGGCGATTCACCGTAGTTCCATTCTTCACTCAAGGTGCGCGGATCGATCTGACGGTCCGGGCCAAGCAATCTGACCTGATACTTGAGCGGATCCTCCCCAGCCTTGTGCGCCAGCTCATCGATGAAGCTCTGGATGGCAAAACCATGGGGGATGTTCGACACCGAGCGATACCAGCCAACCCGCGTGTGGACGGTGGCCTCGGGGTTTTCCAGGCGAATGTTGGGAATCGCGTAGGCCATGTTGGTGAAGCCCATGCCCAACTCGAAGGCAGCCTCATGGTTCATGCCCGGCGCGAACAACGCGGTGATGCTCGGCGCCACCGTGCGGTGCAGCCAGCCAGAGGGCAAGCCGTCCTTGTTCAGGCTGGCCTTGAGGTATTCGGCCGACACGGTGTGAAAATACGAACAGTGAATATCGTCTTCACGGGTCCATTGCACCCGCACCGCCTTGCCAGGGAACTCCTTGGCCAGGATGGCCGCTTCGATGATGAAGTCCGGTTTGGACTTGCGCCCGAAGCCTCCGCCCAGCAGCGTCACGTTGAAGGTGACGTTATCGAATGGCACGCCCAGGCGTTCGCCGATGCGCTCGCGGGTGACCTGTGGCGCCTGGCTTGGCCCCCAGGCCTGGCACATGCCGTCCTTGTAGCGAGCGATGGCGACCATCGGCTCCATTGGCGATTGTGACAGGTGCGGCAGATAGTAGGAGGCTTCCAGGGTGTTCACGGCATTGGCCATGGCGTCGTCGATGTTGCCGGTATTGCGTACCACTTTGCCGGGCTTGAGCGAGGCGGCCTCCAGCTCCTTGCGGTAGGCGATCGAGTCGTAGCTGGCGTTGGGGCCGTCGTCCCATTCGATTTTCAAGGCCTCACGCCCCTTGATCGCCGCCCAGGTGTTGTTGGCCACCACCGCGATGCCGCCCAGGGGTTGAAACTCCGAGGGCAAGGGCCGGCTTTCGATCTGGATGACCTTGACCACCCCCGGCACTTTCATCGCAGCACTGCCATCGAAGCTCTTGACCTTGCCGCCGTACACCGCCGGGCGGGCAATGGTGGCGAACAGCATGCCATCAAAATGCACGTCTGCGCCGTATACCGCGCGGCCATTGACGATGTCGTCACCATCGATGGCTTTGGTGCCTTCCTTGCCGATGTAGCGAAACTCCGAGGGTTGCTTGAGGCGCAGGCTGTCACGGGCCGGCACGGCCAGGGCGCTGGCAGCGGCGGCCAGCGCGCCATACTCCAATTCGCGACCGGAAGGCGTATGGATGACTTTATGCAGCTGCGCACGACATTCGCCGACCGGCACTTTCCATTGGTCGGCGGCAGCCTGCTCCAGCATGGTCCGGGCGGCGGCGCCACAGCGGCGCATCGGCTCGTACCAGTGCCGCATGCTGCGTGAGCCGTCGGTGTCCTGGTTGCCGAACCGCACTTCATCGCCCGGCGCCTGTTGCACCTTGACCCGCGCCCAATCGGCCTCCAGCTCGTCGGCCACCACCATGGTCAGGCTGGTCCGTACGCCCTGGCCCATTTCCGAACGGTTGCAGACCACCGTCACCGTGCCATCAGTGGCAATGCTCACATACACCTTGGGATCGTCGATCCAGCCATTGGGCATGCCATCGGCGCCGAACTTTTTCTGCGCCTCTTCGGCAAACGCGTCCTGCCAGCCCCAACTCGCAGCCACCACCAGTGCACTGGCGGCCCCCACGCCCTTGAGGAAGCCCCGCCGACTGAGGTTGCTCAGGGCGAAATCATTCACTAACTGGCTCATGCCTTGGCCTCCTTCAGGTGAGTGGATGCCTGGCGGATAGCGGTCTTGATACGGTTGTAGGTACCGCAGCGGCAGATATTGCCGACCATCGCCTCTTCGATCTGCTCATCGCTGGGGTCGGGATTGGTCTTGAGCAATGCGGTGGCGGACATGATCTGCCCGCCCTGGCAGTAACCGCATTGGGCCACGGCCGTATCGAGCCAGGCTTGCTGCACGACTTTGCCAACCGGGTCGGCGTGCAGGTTGTCGATGGTGGTGACGTTCTGGCCGACGACCGAGCCAATCGGCGTGATGCAACTGCGCGCCGGAGCACCTTCGATATGAATCGTGCAGGCACCGCAAAGGCCCATGCCACAGCCAAACTTGGTGCCGTTATAACCGGCCACGTCGCGAATCGCCCAGAGCAAGGGCATATCCTCGGTGACGTCGAGTGGATGGTCTTGACCATTGAGTTTCAGGGTAATCATGGGCACGCCCGCATAGTGCTTGAGTTATGGGGTCGAGCAATCTGCCGTTGGATCTTTGGTGGGTCACGCAGATCGGCTCAGGCTAATGGGCTCTCTTGTACAAACGGACACGTCTGCACCGGGCCTTTGGTGGAGCAAATGCTTGCATCGTCAGCAGACCGGGTTAAGCCTGCATTAACAAAAAAGCCCTGCACAACTTGAGTTATGCAGGGCTTTGGCAATCCATCATGAAAGCTTAGCTCAATACCTATTGGGCTCCATTTCCAGGTCGACATGGAAACGCTCTGAAATGTCTTTCTGGATGCGCTGTGCCAGGCCCAGCAGTTGCAACCCAGTGGCATTGCCGTAATTGACCAGCACCAGAGCCTGCAGTTTGTGCACGCCGGCGTCGGCATCACGGAAACCTTTCCACCCTGCCCGCTCGATCAACCAGCCGGCAGCCAGCTTCATCTGTCCGTCGGGTTGCGCGTAGGCCACCAGGTCCGGATATTCGCCCTTGAGCTGTGCGACCAGCGCCGCTGGCACCAGGGGGTTCTTGAAAAAGCTGCCGGCATTGCCGAGCACCGCTGGATCCGGAAGCTTTTCGTTGCGAATGTTGCAAATGGCCTGGCTGACGTCCGTGGCCGTCGGATGGTCGATGCCCTGCTCGGTCAGGCGCTGCCGCACAGGACCGTACTCCAGGTGCAGGTGCGCGGTGCGATCGAGGATGAAACGCACGCGCAGGATCAACCAGCGCCCAGGCTCCTGTTTGAACAGGCTGTCGCGGTAAGCGAAGTTGCACTCTTTCAGGCTGAAGTCTCGCAGTTCGCCACTCTGGCGATCCAGGGCGGTCAGGCCGGCGAACACATCCTTGATTTCCACGCCATAGGCGCCGATGTTCTGCATGGGTGCCGCGCCAACGGTGCCGGGAATCAGGCTGAGGTTTTCCAGGCCCGACAAGCCCTGCACCAGGGTGTGCTGCACGAACGGGTGCCAGGGTTCGCCCGCCTCGGCCTCGATCACGACTTTGCTACCATCGTCGCTGATCACGCGTATTCCGCGGGTGGCCATGCGCAGCACCAGCGATTCGATATCGGCCGTCAGCAGCAAGTTGCTGCCACCGCCGATCACCAGCAAGGGCACCTGGTGTTCCCGCGCATAGGCCAGGGCCTCACGCACATCCGCGTCGCTGTGGGCCTCGGCAAACAGGCGGGCCTGGACATCCACGCCAAAACTGTTGAACGGCTTGAGCGAAACCCGTGATCGCAGTTGCAAGCTCATAACCGTTCCTTCAGTTCGATCACCAACAGGTCACTGGCGCGCTCGATCAAGTCCAGCACATGTTCAAAGCCATGCTCACTGTCGTTGTACGGGTCCGGGACTTCCTCGACCTCCGAGGCGTAGCGACGCAGGAACAGGTCCAGCTCCGCCCTGCCCTTGGCCGGTTGCAGATCCATGAGGTTGCGCAGGTTGCTGTTGTCCATCGCCAAAATCAGGTCGTACTCGGAGAAATCGGCGCGGGTGACCTGCTGGGCGCGTTGGGCGGACAAATCATAACCACGGCGCTTGGCCGCTGCCTGGCTGCGCTTGTCCGGTGCACTGCCCACGTGCCAGTCGCCGGTACCGGCGGAGGCCACTTCGACTTGATCGGCCAGCCCCGCTTCGCGCAGCTTGTGCCGCAGAACGCCTTCGGCCGTGGGTGAACGGCAGATATTGCCCAGGCAGACAAACAGAACCCGCATCAGGCCTCCAGCAGGCGACGAACGCGCTCAAGGTCTTCAACGGTATCGACACCGGCAGGCGGAGCGATCAGCGCGTCGGCGACGTGAATCCGTACCCCGTGCCACAAGGCGCGCAGCTGTTCCAGGCACTCGGTGTTTTCCAGCCAGCACGGGCCCCAGCTGACGAAGTCATGCAGGAAACCGGCGCGGTAGGCGTAGATGCCGATGTGGCGGCGATACGGCACACCTTCGGGCATTTGCTCCAGGCTCTTGGCGAACGTGTCCCGTGCCCATGGCAACGTGGCGCGGCTGAAGGTCAGTGCCAGGCCATTGAGGTCGCTGACGACCTTGACCACGTTGGTGTTGAACAGGCTCTCCACGTCTTCGATCGGCTCGGCCAGCGTGGCCATGCGCGCTTCGGTGTGGGCAGCCAGGTTGACGGCCACCTGATCAATGACACTGGGCGGGATGAGCGGCTCGTCACCCTGGACGTTGACCACGATCGCGTCAGGCGACAGGCCCAGCTTCGTCGCGACCTCAGCCAGGCGATCGGTTCCGGAGTTGTGGTCTTCGCGAGTCATCACCACTTCGGCACCAAAACCTTCGCAGGCCTGGGCGATGCGTGCATCGTCCGTGGCAACCACCACGCGCTGGGCGCTGCTCTTGCACGCCTGCTCCCAGACGTGCTGGATCATCGGCTTGCCGGCGATCAACAACAGCGGCTTGCCCGGCAGGCGGGTGGAGGCGTAGCGCGCAGGAATAACGACGGTAAAGGCTGTGGTCATTTATCCAGGCGCTCGTCGGTGGTCAAGGTACGGGCTTCGGTTTCGAGCATCACCGGGATACCGTCGCGAATCGGGTACGCAAGGCCAGCGCCCTTGCTGATCAGCTCGGTCTTGTCGGCGCTGAGCTTGAGCGGGCCTTTGCAGACCGGGCAAGCGAGGATATCGAGCAATTTGGTGTCCATGATCATTCCCTGGATAGAAACGGAGTTAAGGCAAAAGACGCGCCGGCAACAGGCGCATCAACTGGGTATCGAACCAGGCCGTGAAGGCTGGCGACGGCACAGCGTCGACCGCCAGGTACCACCAGTCGGCGGCGGCGAAGGCACGGCACT
Proteins encoded in this window:
- a CDS encoding XdhC family protein, producing MDSADLNVLRSVLEWCRAGQRVMLYSVVQTWGTAPRAPGAMLALRGDGVVIGSVSGGCVEDDLIARLHDGRIAADGPPVQLITYGVTREEAARFGLPCGGTLRLTEERVGDPGWVAELLARCEAHEIVARSLDIATGEVILQPAAKADELVFDGHTLRAIYGPRWRLLLIGAGQLSRYVAEMARLLDFEVLICDPRSEFVYGWEEQHGRFVSGMPDEAVVNIQTDERTAIVALTHDPRLDDMALLTALDSRAFYVGALGSRVNSQKRRDNLAQLGLSQQAIERLHGPVGLHIGSHNPAEIALSLMAEIVAIKNGVELKQKKSLREGV
- a CDS encoding low molecular weight protein-tyrosine-phosphatase, which gives rise to MRVLFVCLGNICRSPTAEGVLRHKLREAGLADQVEVASAGTGDWHVGSAPDKRSQAAAKRRGYDLSAQRAQQVTRADFSEYDLILAMDNSNLRNLMDLQPAKGRAELDLFLRRYASEVEEVPDPYNDSEHGFEHVLDLIERASDLLVIELKERL
- a CDS encoding xanthine dehydrogenase family protein molybdopterin-binding subunit; amino-acid sequence: MSQLVNDFALSNLSRRGFLKGVGAASALVVAASWGWQDAFAEEAQKKFGADGMPNGWIDDPKVYVSIATDGTVTVVCNRSEMGQGVRTSLTMVVADELEADWARVKVQQAPGDEVRFGNQDTDGSRSMRHWYEPMRRCGAAARTMLEQAAADQWKVPVGECRAQLHKVIHTPSGRELEYGALAAAASALAVPARDSLRLKQPSEFRYIGKEGTKAIDGDDIVNGRAVYGADVHFDGMLFATIARPAVYGGKVKSFDGSAAMKVPGVVKVIQIESRPLPSEFQPLGGIAVVANNTWAAIKGREALKIEWDDGPNASYDSIAYRKELEAASLKPGKVVRNTGNIDDAMANAVNTLEASYYLPHLSQSPMEPMVAIARYKDGMCQAWGPSQAPQVTRERIGERLGVPFDNVTFNVTLLGGGFGRKSKPDFIIEAAILAKEFPGKAVRVQWTREDDIHCSYFHTVSAEYLKASLNKDGLPSGWLHRTVAPSITALFAPGMNHEAAFELGMGFTNMAYAIPNIRLENPEATVHTRVGWYRSVSNIPHGFAIQSFIDELAHKAGEDPLKYQVRLLGPDRQIDPRTLSEEWNYGESPERYPIDTARLRRVLETAAKAAGWGRELPKGRGLGLAVHYSFVTYVAAVIEVEVKDDGTLIVHKADIAVDCGPQINPERIRAQFEGACVMGLGNAVLGEISFKDGKAQQDNFHMYEVARMSLAPKEVSVHLVTPPGNVPLGGVGEPGVPPIAPALCNAIFAATGKRIRSLPIRYQLQGWQKVEA
- the rne gene encoding ribonuclease E, with translation MKRMLINATQPEELRVALVDGQRLYDLDIESGAREQKKANIYKGRITRIEPSLEAAFVDFGSERHGFLPLKEISREYFKKTPEGRVNIKDVLSEGQEVIVQVEKEERGNKGAALTTFISLAGRYLVLMPNNPRAGGISRRIEGEERNELREALNGLVAPADMGLIVRTAGLGRSSEEMQWDLDYLLQLWTAIKEASLDRSAPFLIYQESNVIIRAIRDYLRQDIGEVLIDSVEAQDEALTFIRQVMPQYASKIKLYEDSVPLFNRFQIESQIETAFQRVVELPSGGSIVIDPTEALVSIDINSARATKGSDIEETALQTNLEAAEEIARQLRLRDIGGLIVIDFIDMTPAKNQRAVEEKVRECLEADRARVQVGRISRFGLLEMSRQRLRPSLGESSGIVCPRCNGTGIIRDVESLSLAILRLIEEEALKDRTAEVRAQVPIPVAAFLLNEKRNSITKIELRTRARIVILPNDHLETPHFEVQRLRDDSPEAAINQSSYEIAAAAAEVEEVQPAAATRTLVRQEAAVKTAPARANAPVPTEVVAAPVAAPVAVPEPSLFKGLVKSLVSLFAGKEEPVAPAVVEKPAAPERPARSNEERRNGRQQSRTRTGRRDEERKPREERAPREERAPREERQPREVREPRETREETPVVAREERAPREERAPRAPREERAPRAPREDRKPRGEREERVRELREPLDAVAPAAAPAAAVAAATTEERPARPPREERAPRPPREERQPRAEQAAAVAEEELTGNEEQLQEEGQEGAEGDRPRRRSRGQRRRSNRRERQRDANGNVIEGSDESEAGDNNEAPSTADLAAGLAVTAAVASSVISAPAEAQANEQAERATAATLETAPVEAPVVEATTPVEATAAPEIEVAAAPEAQPVVEAVAEPVVVAEPVSETVAETVTETVREVREEQTAFNWVAEPAVAETPAPAPVAEAEVEQAMVSEPVVAAAEPAPVVEAPVVAEVPAPVVKAPVVAEEPAPVVEAAPVSALTPSGRAPNDPREVRRRKREEERLQKEAELAAAAAQAEAAVAAEPVESVIAEAPRSVQEAVEQHEKAQEKEHEPKPLV
- a CDS encoding nucleotidyltransferase family protein, whose amino-acid sequence is MSQSIGVIVLAAGQGSRFRQVAGDDKDKLLADCMGRDGAVRSVIEHVLVNLPPTLDKRFLVTTADRPQVIRMAKAYGYEIVLIESTGMGDSIAAGVSASAQLDGWLMVLGDMPFILPSSIEHVVAQMGDDCISVPVQDGEYGHPVGFGRRFGPGLMTLSGDRGAKALFAQGRVVEVKVDDSGVLWDVDVPEKLNFK
- the murB gene encoding UDP-N-acetylmuramate dehydrogenase, whose amino-acid sequence is MSLQLRSRVSLKPFNSFGVDVQARLFAEAHSDADVREALAYAREHQVPLLVIGGGSNLLLTADIESLVLRMATRGIRVISDDGSKVVIEAEAGEPWHPFVQHTLVQGLSGLENLSLIPGTVGAAPMQNIGAYGVEIKDVFAGLTALDRQSGELRDFSLKECNFAYRDSLFKQEPGRWLILRVRFILDRTAHLHLEYGPVRQRLTEQGIDHPTATDVSQAICNIRNEKLPDPAVLGNAGSFFKNPLVPAALVAQLKGEYPDLVAYAQPDGQMKLAAGWLIERAGWKGFRDADAGVHKLQALVLVNYGNATGLQLLGLAQRIQKDISERFHVDLEMEPNRY
- a CDS encoding Trm112 family protein, with the translated sequence MDTKLLDILACPVCKGPLKLSADKTELISKGAGLAYPIRDGIPVMLETEARTLTTDERLDK
- a CDS encoding (2Fe-2S)-binding protein, encoding MITLKLNGQDHPLDVTEDMPLLWAIRDVAGYNGTKFGCGMGLCGACTIHIEGAPARSCITPIGSVVGQNVTTIDNLHADPVGKVVQQAWLDTAVAQCGYCQGGQIMSATALLKTNPDPSDEQIEEAMVGNICRCGTYNRIKTAIRQASTHLKEAKA
- the kdsB gene encoding 3-deoxy-manno-octulosonate cytidylyltransferase; protein product: MTTAFTVVIPARYASTRLPGKPLLLIAGKPMIQHVWEQACKSSAQRVVVATDDARIAQACEGFGAEVVMTREDHNSGTDRLAEVATKLGLSPDAIVVNVQGDEPLIPPSVIDQVAVNLAAHTEARMATLAEPIEDVESLFNTNVVKVVSDLNGLALTFSRATLPWARDTFAKSLEQMPEGVPYRRHIGIYAYRAGFLHDFVSWGPCWLENTECLEQLRALWHGVRIHVADALIAPPAGVDTVEDLERVRRLLEA